In one Lysobacter alkalisoli genomic region, the following are encoded:
- a CDS encoding LysR family transcriptional regulator: MDRIDDIRLFLRVLDFGSISAAARSLDLSVAVASQRLQRLERGLGVRLLHRTTRRLHATPEGAALAEQGRPLVEDLEVLTDGLRQAGREVAGTLRVTASASFGRQYLSPLLPEFLALHPRIRLSMDLGDQLVDLVSSGFDLAVRIGTLDDSTLVARRLAANRRLLCASPGYLRERGTPRTPQDLADHDCLLLVGRHGRQDIWRLGDGNGGEVTVRVRGRVESNFGELLRDAAVAGLGIALHSVWHVCEDLRAGRLVQVLPEHPLTDTGIHAVMPQRRLVPPRVRAFVDFLAERFSDPPWERCLRERRG; encoded by the coding sequence ATGGACCGCATCGACGACATCCGTCTGTTCCTGCGCGTACTCGATTTCGGCTCGATCAGTGCCGCCGCGCGCAGCCTCGATCTTTCCGTTGCGGTCGCCAGCCAGCGGCTGCAGCGATTGGAACGGGGGCTGGGCGTGCGCCTGCTGCACCGGACAACGCGTCGCCTTCACGCAACCCCGGAAGGAGCCGCGCTTGCCGAGCAGGGCCGACCGCTCGTCGAGGATCTGGAAGTGCTGACAGACGGTCTACGCCAGGCTGGCAGGGAGGTTGCCGGCACCCTTCGGGTAACCGCTTCGGCCTCCTTCGGCCGCCAGTACCTGTCGCCGCTGCTGCCGGAATTCCTCGCCCTGCACCCTCGGATCCGGCTCAGCATGGATCTCGGCGACCAACTGGTCGACCTGGTGAGCTCGGGGTTCGACCTTGCGGTTCGCATCGGCACGCTCGACGACTCGACCCTGGTCGCACGCCGGCTGGCCGCCAACCGTCGGCTGCTGTGTGCCTCGCCCGGCTACCTTCGCGAGCGCGGCACTCCACGCACGCCGCAAGATCTCGCGGACCACGATTGCCTGCTGCTGGTTGGACGCCACGGCCGGCAGGACATATGGCGCCTGGGTGACGGCAATGGCGGCGAAGTCACGGTAAGGGTGCGCGGGAGGGTCGAGAGCAACTTCGGCGAGTTGTTGCGCGATGCCGCTGTTGCCGGTCTTGGCATCGCCCTGCATTCGGTCTGGCATGTCTGCGAGGACCTGCGTGCCGGTCGACTGGTGCAGGTGTTGCCAGAGCACCCGCTCACAGACACCGGCATTCATGCGGTGATGCCGCAACGCCGGCTGGTCCCGCCACGGGTGCGGGCCTTCGTCGACTTTCTCGCCGAGCGGTTCTCCGATCCACCCTGGGAACGCTGCCTGCGCGAGAGACGCGGCTAG